The Mycolicibacterium flavescens genome has a segment encoding these proteins:
- the nuoL gene encoding proton-translocating NADH-quinone oxidoreductase subunit L, producing the protein MTIPVWLTIALPLAGAAILLLGGRRTDAWGHLLGCAAAIGSFVVGAVLFVDMLGRDAEQRAIHEALFSWVPVGGLQVDFGMQLDPLSMCFVLLITGVGSLIHIYSIGYMAEDPGRRRFFAYLNLFLSAMLLLVLADNYLGLYVGWEGVGLASYLLIGFWAHKPSAATAAKKAFVVNRVGDMGLAIAMMVMFAYIGSISYAGVFAAAPNAGEGVLTAIGLLLLLAACGKSAQVPLQSWLGDAMEGPTPVSALIHAATMVTAGVYLIVRSGPVFDLAPTAQLGVVIVGAVTLLFGAIIGCAKDDIKKALAASTMSQIGYMVLAAGLGPVGYAFAIMHLLTHGFFKAGLFLGAGSVMHAMDDEVNMRRYGGLRKALPITFVTFGLGYLAIIGVPPLAGFFSKDGIIEAALGAGGVKGLILGGVTILGAGITAFYMTRVMLMTFFGEKRWAPNAHPHEAPAVMTWPMILLAIGSVGSGAAFAIGGTLEHWLEPVVGAHEVHHVAPVWVVTTVILTVVAVGILIAYRMYGRKPVPEDVPDGSALSVAARNDLYGDAFNEAALMRPGQLLTRGLVEIDEEAVDGAATGLAGLVSRLSTGLRRLQTGYARSYALSMLSGAVLVVAAILAVQLW; encoded by the coding sequence ATGACGATTCCTGTCTGGCTGACCATCGCGCTGCCGCTGGCCGGCGCGGCGATCCTGCTCCTCGGGGGACGACGGACCGACGCCTGGGGCCACCTGTTGGGCTGTGCCGCGGCCATCGGGTCGTTCGTGGTCGGCGCCGTGCTCTTCGTCGACATGCTGGGCCGTGACGCCGAACAGCGCGCGATCCACGAGGCGTTGTTCTCCTGGGTTCCGGTCGGCGGGCTGCAGGTGGACTTCGGGATGCAACTCGATCCGCTGTCGATGTGTTTCGTGTTGCTGATCACCGGTGTCGGCTCGTTGATCCACATCTACTCGATCGGCTACATGGCCGAAGACCCCGGGCGGCGACGGTTTTTCGCGTACCTGAACCTGTTCCTGTCGGCGATGCTGCTTCTGGTGCTCGCCGACAACTACCTCGGCCTCTACGTCGGCTGGGAGGGCGTCGGTCTGGCGTCCTACCTACTGATCGGTTTCTGGGCGCACAAACCGTCGGCCGCGACGGCGGCAAAGAAGGCGTTCGTCGTCAACCGCGTCGGCGACATGGGCCTGGCCATCGCGATGATGGTGATGTTCGCCTATATCGGCTCCATTTCCTATGCGGGCGTCTTCGCCGCCGCGCCGAACGCCGGCGAGGGCGTGCTGACCGCGATCGGCCTGCTGCTCCTGCTGGCTGCGTGCGGTAAGTCGGCGCAGGTGCCGCTGCAGTCCTGGCTGGGCGACGCGATGGAGGGTCCGACACCGGTTTCGGCGTTGATCCACGCCGCCACCATGGTCACCGCGGGTGTGTACCTCATCGTGCGCTCCGGACCGGTGTTCGACCTCGCACCCACCGCGCAACTGGGCGTCGTCATCGTCGGCGCCGTCACCCTGTTGTTCGGCGCGATCATCGGCTGCGCGAAGGACGACATCAAGAAAGCGCTTGCGGCGTCGACGATGTCGCAGATCGGCTACATGGTGCTGGCCGCCGGACTCGGGCCGGTCGGCTACGCGTTCGCGATCATGCACCTGCTGACCCACGGCTTCTTCAAGGCCGGCCTGTTCCTGGGCGCCGGTTCGGTGATGCATGCGATGGACGACGAGGTCAACATGCGACGCTACGGCGGCCTGCGTAAAGCGCTGCCGATCACGTTCGTCACATTCGGCCTGGGTTACCTCGCGATCATCGGGGTGCCGCCGCTTGCCGGGTTCTTCTCCAAAGACGGGATCATCGAAGCGGCGCTCGGCGCCGGCGGCGTGAAGGGCTTGATCCTGGGCGGCGTGACGATCCTGGGCGCAGGCATCACCGCGTTCTACATGACCAGGGTGATGTTGATGACGTTCTTCGGCGAGAAGCGTTGGGCTCCCAATGCGCATCCGCACGAAGCGCCGGCGGTGATGACCTGGCCGATGATCCTGCTGGCCATCGGCTCCGTGGGCTCGGGAGCGGCGTTCGCGATCGGTGGCACGCTGGAGCACTGGCTCGAACCGGTCGTCGGTGCGCACGAGGTACACCACGTCGCACCCGTCTGGGTGGTGACGACGGTGATCCTGACCGTCGTCGCCGTCGGCATCCTCATCGCCTACCGCATGTACGGAAGAAAGCCTGTGCCAGAGGACGTCCCGGACGGTTCGGCGCTCTCCGTCGCGGCGCGCAACGATCTGTACGGCGACGCGTTCAACGAGGCGGCGCTGATGCGGCCCGGCCAACTGCTGACCCGCGGGCTCGTCGAGATCGACGAGGAGGCGGTCGACGGCGCGGCCACCGGGTTGGCAGGGCTGGTCAGCCGCCTGTCGACGGGTCTGCGGCGCCTACAGACGGGTTATGCCCGCTCCTATGCGCTTTCGATGCTTTCAGGTGCGGTTCTGGTGGTCGCGGCGATCCTGGCGGTGCAACTCTGGTGA